Below is a window of Planctomycetes bacterium MalM25 DNA.
GTGGGATTCACGCTCGGTTGTAGACCGCCGCCCGCTCCGCTCCAAGCGTCAGCGGCGGGTGCCAACGCGTTCTTGGGCCAGGAAACCTTGCACCGTCTGCGAACCCTCGGGCTCCTTGGCGGGCGTCATCAGCCGCGACCAGAAGCCGGGGCTGTCGTTCTTCGCCGTGCGGGCCGTGTCATCCCCGCCGAAGGGGAGGCTGCTCATCGCCGAGCCCCAGGCGTTGCGGACCTTGTCCGAGGCGTCCTTAGACCCAGTGGCGACCTTATCGAGGGCGCGCGAGATCGGGTTGCCGCCCGGTTGCCCCGGCGTGGCCGCCTTGTCGCCCCCACCGAAGCCCGGCTTCCAGGAGAGCTTGGGCATCTCGACCTTCGGCCAGCCGATCTTGAACAGGGGCGAATCGACCATGGCGGATTCACCATCGGCGGCGGCAGTCGCTGCCGATGAGTCGGTTCCCTTGCTCTCGCCGCCCCCAGGCCACCAGCTCGGGGCTTCGGCCGAGGCGGGTCCGGCGATCGAGGCGATCAGGCAGAGGGCGAACAAGCGGATTGTGGCTTTCACGGTCATCGGAGAATCGGCTCCATCCCAAGGGTCGCGTGGCGTCGGGATCCGGGTCCCGTCGATACGGATCGTCGGAGGCTTCCAAAACGCTCCGACGGCGTCCAGACCAACCGCCCGCGATTGAGGCCAAACCGACGGCGCCCTAGCATCAAGGGTCCGCTGGCGCTAGCTATCCCCCCGCAAGGCGACGACCCCCGTGACCCAAACCCCGCAAATTGACGGCGTGATCGCCTTCCTCGGCGCCGGCCGCATGGCTCAGGCGCTGGCCGCCGGTTTTGTGGAGGCCGGCCTCACCCCGCCCGACCAGATCGTCGCCTACGACCCGTCCGCCCCGGCGGGCGAGGCGTTCCAGGCGGCCGTTGGCGACGGCAGCCGCCTGGCCGCGACGCCGGCAGAAGCCGCGCAGGACGCCAAGTACGTCTTTCTGGCGGTCAAACCGGCCTACGCCGCTGAGGCAATTGCTTCGATCCGTGACGGCTGGAGCGACAAGCAGGCTCTGGTCTCGGTCGCGGCCGGCGTGACGATCGAGACGCTCGAATCGGGCCTGCCGAAGGGCGCCGCCGTGGTCCGCGTGATGCCCAACACCCCTTGCCTCGTAGGCAAGGGGGCGAGCGGCTACGCCCTCGGCGAGCACGCTTCGGCCGATCAGGGCGAGCAGGTCGGCCGGCTGCTCTCCGCGGTCGGCTTGGCGAGCGAAGTCCCCGAAAAGCTGCTCGACGCGGTGACCGGACTCTCGGGCTCCGGGCCGGCGTTCGTCTACACTATGATCGAGGCCCTCGCCGACGGCGGCGTGCGGGCGGGCCTGCCCCGCGACCTGGCTGCCCAGCTCGCGGCGCGCACCGTCGCGGGCGCCGCCGAGATGGTGCTCGCCACCGGTCAGCACCCGGCCGCACTCCGCGACGCGGTCGCCAGCCCGGGCGGCACGACCATCGCCGGCCTCGCCGAGATCGAGCGGCACGGCGTGCGGACCGCACTGATCGAAGCGGTCACCGCCGCCGCGAACCGTTCGGCCGAGCTCGGCTCGAAGTAACCCCCTTACCCACCCGCAGGATCCTGCCCCGTGTCGTCTATCCTCGCCCGCGTCGATGACAAGCACGTTCCGCTGTACCGGGTCCTCTGGACCTCCGCGACGCCCCACTTTTGTGGCGAAGAGGACTGCCTCCGCGAGGGCTCCTACGAGGTCCGGCTCGAAGAGGACGAGACGCTCTGGGCGAGCCCCGGCGAGCACGAGGACTTGCTGAAGCAACTCGAATCGTGGCGAGGCGGGCTCGGGTCGTCGGGCGATTCCGACTGGTGATCCCTCACCCAACCAACAAGCAACTTTCTAGGCCGGCGGAGATGGACGAAGACACAACCGATTTCAACGAGGGCGCAGCGGGCGGCGAGCTCGCCTGGCGCGAGACGTACGTCGTGCTCTTCGAGCACGCCAACCGACCCACGCTCACGCAGGTCGAGGCGGCCATCGGCGCCGCGGACAACCGTCTGAAGATGGAGAAGCTCTCCGCGGACGAGGACGGGTACTTCCGCTCGCTGCTGGTCCAAGCGCCCGAAGACAACGCGATGCTCGACATCCGCTACGAGTCGGGCGACGCGATCTCCGAACGCGCGATGACGCTCGCCACGCAACTGCAAGACGAGCTCCAAGGCGACCAGATGGGCCGCCTCGTCCAGGCGAACGCCTGGCTCGAAGTGATGCACTTCGAACGCCTCGGCGGGGGCGACGAATGGAGCGAAGAACCGGACGAAATGGCGGGCCCCGAGGGCCTCGACCCGGCGACGCTCATCACCGTTATCGGCGCCCTCGCCGAGCTGACCGACGGCCTCCCCATCGACCCCGAAGCGGGCGAAATTTTGACTTAGATCAGCAGGTTGCCGAGAGGAGAGCCTCTGCTCCCAAGATTCTCTCCCTCGCGCGATCTCCTCTTCCCCTCTCCCTACAACTCTCTGACCACTGTGCTCGCCAAAGACATCAAGCCCGGCACGATCGTCGTGCAGAACGACGCCCCCTGCCTCATCGAGACCATGAGCGTGCAGAGCCCGTCGGCCCGCGGCGGGGCGACGCTCTACAAGTTCCGCGCCCGCAACGTGGTCACCAAAAACAAGGTCGACATCACGCTCAAGGGGACGGACAACCTGCCCGACGCGGACTTCGCCCGCCGCGAGGTGAGCATCATGTACTCCGACCAGGAGTCAATTCACCTGATGGACAGCGAGACGTACGAGCAGTACGAGATCCCCGCCGACGAGGTCGCCGAGGAGATGAAGTGGGTCGCCGAAGGGATGGAGGGCTTGCTGGCGTTGATCTACAACGACCAGTGCGTCGGCATCCAGGTGCCCGCGACCGTGACCATGAAGATCGCGCAGTGCGACCCCGGCGCCAAAGGGAACAGCGCCACGGGCCGCACCAAGCCACTCACCCTCGAGTCGGGCGCCCAGATCCAAGGCCCCGAGTACCTCGCCGAGGGCGAGAGCGTCAAAGTCGATACAAGGACCGGCGACTTCCTAGGCCGGGCGTGAGGGCCGCGACGACCAGCAACACCAGCGCCGTGGGCTCGGGAACTGCGGTCGCCCCCCCCTGCTGGCTCAAAGCGACCTCGATCGCGTTGTCAAACAACGCCAGGGCGGGCGCCCGATCGCCGTAGTGACCGCGCCACTTTGCCGAGGCCTCGATGAGCCATTGGTCGCTGGGCGCGGCGAGCATCGAAGCGGTGTCGCGGATCGACGTGTAGTCCGAGGCGTCGACGACGCCATCCTCGTTGTAGTCGGACCAATCGCCCGATCGGGCCAGCGCCCGCAGGTCGTACTCGAAGTAATCGGCCACCCAGTCGCGCGGGATCGTCTCGCCGCGAAGGTACATCCAGGGGCCGAGAGTCACCGCGTACATCTCCACGAGCGACTGCTCCAACGGCGAGGCGGCGGGCGAGTCGTTGGCGATCCCCTCGAAGCGGTAAACCTCGAACGGGGTGAAGGCGAAGGGCTGAGGGATCAGCTCGCCCGTCAGAAGCTCCATATTGAAGAGATGCCCCACGTCGATGAACGCGGGCAACAGCGGGCCGAGGGGCGCCCGGATATCGACGTTGTCGAAACGCGGGGTCAACTCAAGCGGCTCGTTGGGAGTGCCGCCCGACCACTCACGCAGGAAGTCGTACTCGCCCCGCAGGCGATAACGCGTCTCGACGCCGGCGAAGCCGCCGGACTGGGTCAGGACGCTGTGGCTCGGCAGCAAGCGGTATTGGTCGAGCCGATCGGGCGGGGTGGCGACGCTCGCCACTGTCGAACCGAGGGTGACCGCCACCACAATCAAAAATGAAAAACGCATCGGTTAGTTCCTGCAGATTTGCCCCTGCGGAATACTTCTTACCCAGGATGGCCGAACCCAAAGCCCAAGTGCAACGCGCATCCTCGAGATTTCTAGGAAATCACTTCTTCGCCTTCTTCTTGGGCGCCGCTTTGCCCTTCTTCTTGGGGGCCGCTTTCTTCTTGGCTGACTTGGCGACCTTCTTAGTGGTCTTTTTCTTAGCCGTCTTCTTCTTGCCGCCGCCGAAGGCCTTGTCCCAGCCGCTGGCGTACTTCTCGTTGGAACCGACGTGGATGACTGACATGAGTTTTGAGTTCTGAGGCGCGAGTTGGGAGTAAAGAGGGCTTGGAAGTGAGGCGTTAACTCGCGCCTCGCAACTCCCAACCCTCAACTCAGCTTCTTGTACTTGAAACGCTGCGGTTCGTCGGCGTCGAGGCCGAGGCGTTCGCGGCGTTGGTTCTCGTAGGTGTAGAAGTTGCCCTCACACCAGTGGACGTAGCCGTCCCCCTCGAAGGCGAGGATGTGCGTGGCCAAGCGGTCGAGGAACCACCGGTCGTGGCTCACCACGATCGCGCAGCCCACGAACGTGGCGACCGCCTCTTCTAGCGAGCGGAGCGTATCGACGTCCAGGTCGTTCGTCGGCTCGTCGAGCATCAGCACGTTCGAGCCGCCGAGCAGCAGCTTGGCGAGGTGCACGCGGTTCCTCTCACCGCCGGACAGCACGCCGACCTTCTTCTGCTGGTCCGCTTTCTGGAAGTTGAACTTCGCGACGTACGACCGGCTGTTGACCTGGCGCTTGCCCATCTCGACTAGGTCGAGGCCGCCGGAAATCTCTTCCCAGACGGTCTTGTTCGGGTCGAGGTGGTCGCGGCTCTGATCGACGTAGCCCAACTCGACGGTCGGACCGAAGATCAACTCGCCGGAGGTCGGCTCTTCCTTGCCCATGAGCATCTTGAGCAGGGTCGTCTTGCCGGCGCCGTTCGGGCCGATGATGCCGACGATCCCCCCCGGCGGGAGGCGGAAGTTCACGTTCTCGAACAGCACCCGGTCGCCAAACGACTTGCCGAGGTTCACCGCCTCGACCACCTGATCGCCCAGCCGGGGGCCGGGCGGGATCTGGATTTCCAGCTCGTCGGGGCGTTCCTCGAACTCCTCGGCGGCCATCTTCTCGTACGAGGCGATCCGCGCTTTGCTCTTGGTCTGCCGCGCCTTCGGGTTGGAGCGGATCCACTCCAGCTCCTTAGAGAGCGTCTTCTGGCGGGCCGACTTCTTCTTCTCTTCCTGCTCAAGGCGCTTCGCCTTCGCCTCGAGCCAGGCGGTGTAGTTGCCCTCGAAGGGGATCGCGCGGCCGTACTCGATCTCCAGGATCCAGCCCGCCACGTTGTCGAGGAAGTACCGGTCGTGCGTCACCGCGACGATCGTGCCGGCGTAGTCCTTCAGGTAGCGCTCGAGCCAGTGGATGCTCTCGGCGTCGAGGTGGTTGGTCGGCTCGTCGAGCAGCAGCAGATCGGGCTTCTCTAGGAGGAGCTTGCAGAGCGCCACGCGGCGTTTCTCGCCGCCGGAGAGCTTCTCGATCTGCGCGTCGCCGGGCGGCAGGTTCATGACGTCCATCGCCCGCTCGATCTGCTGATCGAGTTCCCACGCGCCCAACGCGTTGATCTGGTCGTCCAGCTCCGCCTGCCGAGCGCCCAGCTTATCGAAGTCGGCGTCGGGCTCGCCGTAGGCCTCGTTGATCTGGTTGTACTCGTCGAGCAAGGCCTGGATCGGGGCGACCGCCTCCATGACGTTGCCCATGACGTCCTTGTCCGGGTTCAGCGGCGGCTCCTGCTGGAGCATGCCGACCGTGAAGCCCTCGGTCAGCTTCGCGGAACCCTCGAACTCCTTGTCCAACCCCGCCATGATCTTCAGCAGGGTGCTCTTACCCGCGCCGTTGCGGCCCAGCACGCCGATCTTGGCGCCCGGGTAGAAGGCGAGGTCGATCTCCTTGAGCACCTCGCGCTGGCCGTGCTTCTTGGTCAGGCCGGCGACCTGGTAGATGTACTTCTGATTGGGCGGCATGCTAGGGCGGGGCGGCGGGTCGCGGTGGGGGAGGATGGAAGCGGCCGATTATTACCGCTGGGCGGCCCCCTTGGCAGGCGCCGAGGGCAAGATTCGTCCGCTGGCGGCGAAGCACATTCATGAAGTACCAGTTGCTCCGGCGGCTACTACGTTTCAACCCCACCTACGACCTCATCGACGGCCGGGGGCGGCCAATCCTGTGTGCCGAAAAGCGGCTCGTGTCGTTCTCGAGCGAGTACTCGGCCCGCAGTCCCGATGGGCGGCAAGAGCGTTTCAGCCTCCGCCAACGCTACGCCCTGGGGCGGCCCGACTACGAGGTCGCCCAGGGCGGTGAGTGGCTCGCCTTCATCCAGCGTCGGCTGAGTTTCTACCCGAGCTACGACATCGATCTGGTCGGGGGCGAGCAGCTCCACGTGATCAGTTCGACCCTCGGCAGGCGATACCACATCGCTCACGCCGACGCCGAGGACCAGCCCCTGGCGACGATCTCACGCGGGTGGACGTTGCGAGAGCGCTACCGTGTCGAACTGCTCGAACGGAGCTACGAGGAGGTCGTCTTCGCGATCGCTCTGGTGATCGCCGACAGCCTCCGGCACAGCAGCGTGGGGTGACCGGCGGTTCGCACGCCGCGGGAGGATGGGTAAGCTGGACGCCATCCCACCGACGCCCTCCCGAGGCAGATGCCCCTATGCGTTTCTTCGCCCGACTCGGTTTGCTCCTCGCTGTCTACGCGCCCGGCGGCGTCTCCGCGGAAGACTGGCCCCAGTGGATGGGCCCCAACCGCGACGGCCTCACCGCCGAAACAGGGCTCTTGCAGGCGTGGCCCGAAGGGGGCCCCGAACGGGTCTGGCTGTTCGAGGACTGCGGCCTCGGTTACGCCGGCCCGGCGATCGTGGATGGCAAGCTGTTCATCATGGGCTCGCGCGACGGCGTCGAGCGGCTCCTCTGCCTCGACGCGGCGACCGGCGACGAGCTGTGGGCTGCCGACCTCGGCGAGGAGTACGAGAACGGCTGGGGCGACGGACCCCGCGGCACCCCCACAATCGACGGCGACCGGATCTACGTGCTCGCCGCCCGCGGGGCGCTCGTCTGCCTCTCGCTCAGTGGCGAAGAACAGTGGCGCGTCGCCATGCAGGACTTCGGCGGGAAGATCCCGGTCTGGGGGTACTCCGAGTCGCCCCTGATCGACGGCGATCAGGTCGTCGTCACGCCGGGCAAGGACCAAGGGGCGATCGTCGCCCTTGATAAGTACAGCGGCCAACTCGTTTGGCAAACCGAGGAGATCACCCCGGTGGCGCATTACTCCTCGATCGTCCGCGCCGAGATCCACGGGAAGCCACAGTACGTACAGCTGCTTGTCGATCAGTTGGTCGGAGTCGATCCGGCGAGCGGCGACCTGCTCTGGACGGTCCCCTGGCCCGGCCGCACCGCCGTGATCCCGACGCCGATCGTCCGCGGCAACCAGATCTACGTCACCACGGGTTATGGCGTCGGTTGCATGCTGGTCGAGGTCGATGCGGATAACCACGCGTCGATCGTCTACGAGAACAAGCTGATGAAGAACCACCACGGTGGCGTCGTCCTGCTGGGCGACAAGCTGTACGGCCACTCGGACAAGATGGGTTGGCTTTGCCAAGACTTCGCCACCGGCCAGCGCGTCTGGCGGGAGCGGGCCGCCCTCGGCAAGGGAGCGATCGCCTACGCCGACGGGCGCTTCTACTGCC
It encodes the following:
- the yeiP gene encoding Elongation factor P-like protein, producing the protein MLAKDIKPGTIVVQNDAPCLIETMSVQSPSARGGATLYKFRARNVVTKNKVDITLKGTDNLPDADFARREVSIMYSDQESIHLMDSETYEQYEIPADEVAEEMKWVAEGMEGLLALIYNDQCVGIQVPATVTMKIAQCDPGAKGNSATGRTKPLTLESGAQIQGPEYLAEGESVKVDTRTGDFLGRA
- a CDS encoding outer membrane biogenesis protein BamB; the encoded protein is MRFFARLGLLLAVYAPGGVSAEDWPQWMGPNRDGLTAETGLLQAWPEGGPERVWLFEDCGLGYAGPAIVDGKLFIMGSRDGVERLLCLDAATGDELWAADLGEEYENGWGDGPRGTPTIDGDRIYVLAARGALVCLSLSGEEQWRVAMQDFGGKIPVWGYSESPLIDGDQVVVTPGKDQGAIVALDKYSGQLVWQTEEITPVAHYSSIVRAEIHGKPQYVQLLVDQLVGVDPASGDLLWTVPWPGRTAVIPTPIVRGNQIYVTTGYGVGCMLVEVDADNHASIVYENKLMKNHHGGVVLLGDKLYGHSDKMGWLCQDFATGQRVWRERAALGKGAIAYADGRFYCLSENEGEVVLIEASTEGWTEHGRFTLEPQTELRKPKGKIWTHPVIVDGKLYLRDQELLFCFEVSTD
- the proC gene encoding Pyrroline-5-carboxylate reductase, whose product is MTQTPQIDGVIAFLGAGRMAQALAAGFVEAGLTPPDQIVAYDPSAPAGEAFQAAVGDGSRLAATPAEAAQDAKYVFLAVKPAYAAEAIASIRDGWSDKQALVSVAAGVTIETLESGLPKGAAVVRVMPNTPCLVGKGASGYALGEHASADQGEQVGRLLSAVGLASEVPEKLLDAVTGLSGSGPAFVYTMIEALADGGVRAGLPRDLAAQLAARTVAGAAEMVLATGQHPAALRDAVASPGGTTIAGLAEIERHGVRTALIEAVTAAANRSAELGSK
- a CDS encoding putative ABC transporter ATP-binding protein; this encodes MPPNQKYIYQVAGLTKKHGQREVLKEIDLAFYPGAKIGVLGRNGAGKSTLLKIMAGLDKEFEGSAKLTEGFTVGMLQQEPPLNPDKDVMGNVMEAVAPIQALLDEYNQINEAYGEPDADFDKLGARQAELDDQINALGAWELDQQIERAMDVMNLPPGDAQIEKLSGGEKRRVALCKLLLEKPDLLLLDEPTNHLDAESIHWLERYLKDYAGTIVAVTHDRYFLDNVAGWILEIEYGRAIPFEGNYTAWLEAKAKRLEQEEKKKSARQKTLSKELEWIRSNPKARQTKSKARIASYEKMAAEEFEERPDELEIQIPPGPRLGDQVVEAVNLGKSFGDRVLFENVNFRLPPGGIVGIIGPNGAGKTTLLKMLMGKEEPTSGELIFGPTVELGYVDQSRDHLDPNKTVWEEISGGLDLVEMGKRQVNSRSYVAKFNFQKADQQKKVGVLSGGERNRVHLAKLLLGGSNVLMLDEPTNDLDVDTLRSLEEAVATFVGCAIVVSHDRWFLDRLATHILAFEGDGYVHWCEGNFYTYENQRRERLGLDADEPQRFKYKKLS